In a single window of the Deinococcus aetherius genome:
- a CDS encoding heavy metal translocating P-type ATPase: MTHHGHEGHHPHGAGQGVLEVSFKNCFDASEFADLEENLARVPGVTGVHLDRTRGVAHLTYDPGTVMAESLKHHLHAAGYACDCEDSSPSAVQPGHPQVGHEHHVLPTAAPGQTGHAPHIGMAAGEHAAHGGVSVTGGHTGHEVQPGMGHDEHAGHGAEMVNDMLRRFVVSLLLTLPIVLFSPIGESLGFRLAPPFGLSMGWFGLILSTPVVWWGGWPFISAAWRALRRGEANMMTLIATGILVSYLYSLWATLFLRTDEVFFEAAAMLTTFSLAGHWLEMRSRFATGRAVEALLRLAPSTAWIMRGDQEVELPLEQVVVGDEIVVRPGDRVPVDGEVLSGTSYVDESMITGEPVPVGKRAGDRVTGGTVNQNGAFHFRATAVGADTALSRIVQMVQNAQASKAPAQRLADRAGKYLVFVALGSGLIAFLVWSFLGAGVVFALTAAVSAIVIACPDALALATPTAITVGVGKGAREGVLFKNATALEATAGVDTVIFDKTGTLTEGQPALTDLVPAPGVSETELLHLAASADQPSQHPLAEAIVRGAREQGVALSRVEGFDSIPGQGVQARVEGRRVLIGNRRLMEQEGIALGESEAQVERLAGDGKTAMFVAVEGQLAGIVAVADRVRVSAGEAVRALHGLGVRTVMLTGDNRRTAEAVARQLGLDTVIADVLPEQKAAQVQELQHQGRRVAMVGDGVNDAPALAQAEVGVAIGAGTDVAVETADVVLVRSDPAAVPVSIALARQVQGKIKQNLFWAAIYNVLAIPFAAGVLYPAYGVLLRPEWAALLMSASTVIVTVNALLLNRLRFGRPGMAPGAEQVRQLTS; this comes from the coding sequence ATGACGCACCACGGACACGAGGGGCACCACCCACACGGCGCAGGCCAGGGGGTCCTGGAGGTGTCGTTCAAGAACTGCTTCGATGCCAGCGAATTTGCCGACCTGGAGGAGAACTTGGCCCGCGTTCCGGGTGTGACGGGCGTTCACCTGGACCGCACGCGCGGGGTCGCGCATCTGACTTACGACCCGGGGACAGTGATGGCGGAGAGCCTGAAGCACCACCTTCATGCCGCCGGGTACGCCTGTGACTGCGAGGACAGCTCTCCGTCCGCCGTCCAGCCGGGTCATCCCCAGGTTGGCCATGAACACCACGTCCTGCCCACGGCAGCACCGGGACAGACAGGGCACGCGCCGCACATCGGGATGGCAGCCGGTGAGCACGCTGCTCATGGCGGTGTTTCTGTGACGGGCGGCCACACCGGGCATGAGGTTCAGCCCGGGATGGGCCACGACGAGCACGCGGGTCACGGTGCGGAGATGGTGAACGACATGCTGCGGCGCTTCGTGGTGTCGCTGTTGCTCACCCTCCCCATCGTGCTGTTCTCCCCCATCGGGGAGAGCTTGGGCTTCCGTCTCGCCCCGCCCTTTGGCCTGAGCATGGGGTGGTTTGGCCTGATCCTGTCCACGCCCGTGGTGTGGTGGGGCGGTTGGCCGTTCATTAGTGCCGCCTGGCGGGCGTTGAGACGGGGCGAAGCCAACATGATGACCTTGATCGCCACCGGCATCCTGGTCTCGTACCTGTACTCGCTGTGGGCCACCCTCTTCCTGCGGACGGACGAGGTGTTCTTCGAGGCCGCCGCCATGCTCACGACCTTTTCCCTCGCCGGACACTGGCTGGAGATGCGCTCACGCTTCGCCACCGGACGAGCGGTCGAGGCTCTGCTGCGGTTGGCCCCCTCCACAGCCTGGATCATGCGGGGCGATCAGGAGGTTGAGCTGCCGCTGGAGCAGGTGGTCGTCGGGGACGAGATCGTGGTGCGCCCGGGGGACCGCGTGCCGGTGGACGGGGAAGTGCTGTCCGGCACCTCCTACGTGGACGAGAGCATGATTACTGGAGAGCCGGTGCCGGTGGGCAAGCGCGCGGGGGACCGGGTGACGGGCGGCACCGTCAACCAGAACGGGGCCTTCCACTTCCGGGCGACCGCCGTGGGTGCAGACACCGCCCTGAGCCGCATCGTGCAGATGGTGCAGAACGCGCAGGCGAGCAAGGCCCCGGCCCAGCGCCTCGCTGACCGAGCGGGGAAGTACCTGGTCTTCGTTGCCCTGGGCAGCGGGCTGATCGCCTTCCTGGTTTGGTCCTTCCTGGGGGCGGGAGTCGTGTTTGCCCTCACGGCGGCGGTCTCCGCCATCGTGATCGCCTGCCCGGACGCCCTGGCCCTCGCCACACCCACCGCCATCACCGTGGGTGTGGGCAAGGGGGCGCGGGAGGGGGTGCTGTTCAAGAACGCCACCGCGCTGGAGGCGACCGCCGGGGTGGACACCGTGATCTTTGATAAGACGGGCACGCTGACCGAAGGCCAGCCCGCCCTGACTGACCTCGTGCCCGCGCCGGGTGTGAGTGAAACCGAGCTGCTTCACCTGGCCGCCTCCGCCGATCAGCCCTCACAGCATCCCCTGGCAGAGGCCATCGTGCGCGGCGCGCGGGAGCAGGGCGTGGCTCTGAGCCGCGTGGAGGGTTTCGACTCTATCCCCGGTCAAGGAGTGCAGGCCCGGGTGGAGGGGCGCCGGGTCCTGATCGGCAACCGCAGGCTGATGGAGCAGGAGGGCATAGCGTTGGGGGAATCTGAGGCACAGGTCGAGCGCTTGGCGGGGGACGGCAAGACGGCCATGTTTGTCGCGGTGGAAGGACAGCTTGCGGGGATCGTCGCCGTGGCTGACCGGGTGCGGGTGTCCGCCGGGGAGGCCGTGCGGGCGCTTCACGGTCTGGGCGTGCGGACGGTGATGCTGACCGGGGACAACCGCCGCACGGCGGAAGCGGTGGCACGGCAACTGGGCCTGGATACGGTGATCGCAGATGTGCTGCCCGAGCAGAAGGCTGCCCAGGTGCAGGAGTTGCAGCACCAGGGCCGCCGGGTGGCGATGGTGGGGGACGGTGTGAACGACGCGCCCGCCCTGGCACAGGCGGAGGTCGGGGTCGCCATCGGGGCGGGGACCGATGTGGCGGTGGAGACGGCGGACGTGGTGCTGGTGAGAAGCGACCCGGCGGCGGTGCCTGTCAGCATTGCTCTGGCGCGGCAGGTGCAGGGCAAGATCAAGCAGAACCTTTTCTGGGCGGCGATCTACAACGTCCTCGCCATCCCCTTCGCGGCGGGCGTCCTGTATCCCGCCTACGGCGTCCTGCTGCGCCCGGAGTGGGCCGCCCTGCTGATGAGTGCCAGCACCGTCATCGTGACGGTCAATGCCCTGCTGCTCAACCGGCTGCGGTTTGGGCGACCTGGAATGGCTCCCGGAGCAGAGCAAGTCAGGCAGCTTACAAGTTGA
- a CDS encoding four-helix bundle copper-binding protein, which produces MPQNTQRMLQTHPNPASVFDQAALAACIDACFECANVCTSCADACLGEREHLMHLVHCIRLNLDCADVCGTTGRVLSRLTQPDQNVLRAQLQACLAACKACGDECEMHARDMNMAHCGVCAESCRRCEQACQQLLGSMTA; this is translated from the coding sequence ATGCCACAAAACACCCAGCGGATGCTCCAGACCCACCCCAACCCTGCCAGCGTCTTCGATCAAGCCGCCCTGGCCGCCTGCATCGACGCCTGCTTCGAGTGCGCCAACGTCTGCACCTCCTGTGCAGATGCCTGCTTGGGTGAGCGCGAGCACCTGATGCACCTCGTCCACTGCATCCGCCTCAACCTCGACTGCGCCGACGTGTGCGGCACCACCGGGCGGGTCCTCTCGCGGCTCACCCAACCGGACCAGAACGTCCTGCGCGCCCAGCTTCAGGCGTGCCTCGCCGCCTGCAAGGCTTGCGGGGACGAGTGCGAGATGCACGCCCGCGATATGAACATGGCCCACTGCGGCGTGTGCGCGGAGAGCTGCCGCCGTTGTGAACAAGCCTGCCAGCAGCTCTTGGGGAGCATGACCGCATGA
- a CDS encoding DUF305 domain-containing protein — MNKVILTLTLMVLPVSAAQAGGSAGGSMSGMSMTMQMNMDMHARMQPLLNDLRDLSGTAFDRAFFSMMIPHHQSAIDMSRAALPRLRDPLIRAWAQGIIDDQQREIAEMQAELRRLGGVDTARQNRMRQAMSGMSGMMAQAQNPDRMFLEMMLPHHGGANDMANIALQNGQSEQVLGLAQRIIMAQADEMHDFRDWLRTHP, encoded by the coding sequence ATGAACAAGGTGATCCTGACCCTGACCCTCATGGTCCTGCCCGTGAGTGCCGCCCAGGCGGGTGGCAGCGCGGGGGGCAGCATGTCCGGCATGTCCATGACCATGCAGATGAACATGGACATGCACGCCCGGATGCAGCCGCTCCTGAACGACCTGCGGGACCTCTCCGGCACGGCCTTTGACCGGGCGTTCTTCTCCATGATGATCCCCCATCACCAGAGCGCCATCGACATGAGCCGGGCCGCCCTGCCCCGGCTGCGTGATCCCCTGATCCGGGCCTGGGCGCAGGGCATTATCGACGACCAGCAGAGGGAGATCGCGGAGATGCAGGCCGAGTTGCGCCGCCTGGGTGGGGTGGACACGGCGCGGCAGAACCGGATGCGCCAGGCCATGTCGGGCATGAGCGGGATGATGGCGCAGGCACAGAACCCCGACCGAATGTTCCTGGAGATGATGCTGCCCCACCACGGCGGCGCCAATGACATGGCGAACATCGCCCTGCAAAACGGGCAGAGCGAGCAGGTGCTGGGCTTGGCGCAGCGCATCATCATGGCTCAGGCCGACGAGATGCATGACTTCAGGGACTGGCTGCGGACGCACCCGTAG
- a CDS encoding sensor histidine kinase — protein MRFFPRLLLSHLLVIGLALGGLFLSAEWIAPAFYRSHVEQMVRLLGPEGASLRPDLEMGMRMTLTRALLASLPLAVLVAAGTALLSSRRVVRGVQLLREGSRDLASGEYARRLPEEGRDELADLARNFNRMAAALERVEQGRVELIGNVAHELRAPLAALRGYADAMTDGVMSPEHAARSLVREVGAMERLVRDLSLVSRVEAGAVELHPSVFAPSALLLATQERFEDAFAAKGVTLEVRHASNLPEVRADLERASQVLTNLLSNALRHTPEGGRVEVEAERASVCVRFRVTDTGTGIAPEHLGRIFERFYRGDPARSRLDGGSGVGLTIARGLTEGMGGRLEVASRPGEGSTFTFTLPLASVPPPSMPRREASAQL, from the coding sequence ATGCGCTTCTTCCCGCGCCTGCTGCTCTCCCACCTGCTGGTGATCGGGCTGGCCCTGGGCGGCCTGTTCCTGTCCGCCGAGTGGATCGCGCCCGCCTTCTACCGCAGCCACGTTGAGCAGATGGTGCGCCTCCTCGGCCCGGAGGGGGCCAGCCTGCGCCCCGACCTGGAGATGGGCATGCGGATGACCCTCACCCGCGCCCTGCTGGCCTCCCTGCCGCTGGCCGTCCTGGTGGCGGCGGGCACGGCCCTGCTGTCCTCCCGGCGGGTGGTCCGGGGCGTGCAGCTCCTCCGGGAGGGGAGCCGCGACCTGGCGAGCGGGGAGTACGCCCGGCGTCTGCCGGAGGAAGGCCGCGACGAGCTGGCCGACTTGGCGCGCAACTTCAACCGTATGGCCGCCGCCCTGGAACGGGTGGAGCAGGGACGCGTCGAGCTGATCGGCAACGTCGCCCATGAGCTGAGGGCACCCCTGGCCGCCCTGCGGGGGTACGCGGACGCGATGACGGATGGGGTCATGTCGCCGGAACACGCCGCCCGTTCCCTCGTGCGTGAGGTGGGGGCGATGGAGCGTCTGGTGCGCGACCTCAGCCTGGTCTCTCGGGTGGAGGCCGGGGCGGTGGAGCTGCACCCGAGCGTCTTTGCCCCTAGTGCACTTCTGCTCGCCACTCAGGAGCGATTTGAGGACGCGTTTGCCGCCAAAGGCGTGACCCTGGAGGTTAGGCACGCTTCCAACCTTCCCGAAGTGCGCGCGGACCTGGAGCGGGCCTCACAGGTGCTTACCAACCTGCTGTCCAACGCCCTGCGTCACACGCCGGAGGGGGGACGGGTGGAGGTGGAGGCCGAACGGGCGAGCGTCTGCGTGCGCTTCCGCGTCACCGACACCGGAACGGGGATCGCCCCCGAGCACCTGGGGCGCATCTTTGAACGCTTCTACCGGGGGGACCCCGCGCGGAGCCGCCTGGACGGTGGGAGCGGTGTGGGGTTGACCATCGCCCGGGGGCTTACCGAGGGCATGGGTGGGCGGCTGGAGGTCGCCTCCCGGCCCGGGGAGGGCAGCACCTTCACGTTCACGCTGCCGTTGGCCTCGGTCCCCCCACCTTCCATGCCCAGAAGAGAGGCATCGGCCCAGCTTTGA
- a CDS encoding winged helix-turn-helix domain-containing protein: MPNVLIVDDDPAILEILRAYLTAEGHTVLEATDGARARVLLPRADLAILDWMLPSVSGLDLAHEARAAGLDLPILMLTARGEEEDKLRGLNIGLDDYVVKPFSPREVVARVRALLRRVGVRDTVTGGGLQLDLRARIARLDGQLLDLSKLEYDLLSALAQHPGLAWTRERLLERVWGSDFPGTERVVDVHVTGLRRKLGDDADHPRFIETVRGVGYRFREAQD, from the coding sequence ATGCCCAATGTCCTGATCGTGGACGATGACCCCGCCATCCTTGAAATCCTGCGTGCCTACCTCACTGCAGAAGGGCACACGGTCCTGGAGGCCACCGATGGGGCACGGGCGCGTGTCCTGCTACCCCGGGCGGACCTCGCCATCCTGGACTGGATGCTGCCTAGTGTGTCCGGCCTCGATCTGGCTCATGAGGCCCGCGCCGCCGGGCTAGACCTGCCCATCCTGATGCTGACGGCGCGCGGCGAGGAAGAGGACAAGCTGCGCGGCCTGAACATCGGCCTGGACGATTACGTGGTCAAACCCTTCAGCCCCCGGGAGGTCGTGGCGCGGGTGCGGGCGCTGCTGCGCCGGGTGGGCGTCCGGGATACCGTGACCGGCGGGGGGCTTCAACTGGACCTGCGTGCCCGCATCGCCCGTCTGGATGGGCAGCTCCTCGACCTCTCCAAGCTGGAGTACGACCTACTCTCTGCCCTCGCGCAGCATCCCGGCCTGGCCTGGACCCGCGAACGCCTTCTGGAACGGGTCTGGGGCAGCGACTTTCCCGGGACGGAGCGGGTGGTCGATGTCCACGTCACAGGTCTGCGCCGAAAGCTCGGGGATGACGCTGACCACCCCCGCTTCATTGAGACCGTGCGCGGGGTCGGCTACCGCTTCCGGGAAGCGCAGGATTAG
- a CDS encoding DUF305 domain-containing protein: MNDVRTTLLTALALSVMLPPALAQMNHSGMNHTLPSAGTQTAATTDMSALDKLTGKAFDRAFLSMMVPHHQAAVAMSQVVLGSKDARVRGWATAIIRDQNREISQMNTLLRGYGGVDPQMAGMMKTTMSSMAAEVKQAGNKERAFVKGMLPHHASAIDMATLALQKSQNQGVLKLARDIVRAQAQEMYEFQTYPLR; the protein is encoded by the coding sequence GTGAACGACGTGCGAACAACTCTCCTGACCGCTCTGGCACTCAGCGTCATGCTCCCCCCTGCCCTGGCCCAGATGAACCACAGCGGGATGAACCACACGCTGCCCAGTGCTGGAACCCAGACCGCCGCAACTACGGACATGAGCGCCCTGGACAAGCTCACCGGCAAGGCATTCGACCGCGCCTTCCTCTCCATGATGGTCCCCCACCACCAGGCCGCCGTCGCCATGAGCCAGGTGGTGCTGGGCTCCAAGGATGCCCGGGTCAGGGGCTGGGCCACGGCCATCATCCGGGACCAGAACCGCGAGATCAGCCAGATGAACACGCTGCTGAGGGGGTACGGCGGTGTGGACCCTCAGATGGCCGGGATGATGAAGACCACGATGAGCAGCATGGCCGCTGAGGTGAAGCAGGCGGGGAACAAGGAACGGGCCTTTGTGAAGGGCATGCTGCCCCATCACGCCTCCGCCATCGACATGGCGACCCTCGCCTTGCAGAAGTCCCAGAACCAAGGCGTCCTGAAGCTCGCCCGGGATATCGTCCGTGCTCAGGCTCAGGAGATGTACGAGTTCCAGACCTACCCGCTGCGCTGA
- a CDS encoding tyrosine-type recombinase/integrase — translation MPDVPPAVKGSDLALYRGDLLALTREWTALHDDELRRRAVKAAGEKDVAALVSLTTAYLSHAGGSGVLTSPHTVAAYQRGVRQFLEWATGQAVNLLRPGRHDGQGYVNTLLAAGRAPSGVSQRVAAAAALYRALRWAGACEATPFQDVKVPKDKTPGIVKRPPYTEDELHDVLRVADTQARFLLLLTAHGGLRISEALALRWEELDEGARRIHVTSGKGRKSRVVAMSTSLARAVRDYRAEYGPEGTGHADGNRTTGTDRVFRFSDTETARYHLKKAFKAAGVKFRGFHPGRKYAGTRLLKQVKDFGRVAAHLGHESVDTTRKGYAALAVDDLKDDLAGW, via the coding sequence ATGCCTGATGTTCCACCAGCCGTCAAAGGGTCCGACCTCGCCCTCTACCGGGGTGATCTCCTTGCCCTCACCCGGGAGTGGACTGCCCTCCATGATGACGAGCTGAGGCGCCGGGCTGTCAAGGCGGCGGGAGAAAAGGACGTGGCTGCCCTGGTCAGCCTCACCACCGCCTATCTCAGCCACGCGGGGGGCTCCGGCGTCCTCACCAGCCCGCATACGGTCGCTGCCTACCAGCGGGGTGTCCGGCAGTTCCTGGAGTGGGCCACGGGGCAGGCCGTGAACCTCCTGCGACCCGGTCGACACGACGGGCAGGGCTACGTGAACACCCTGCTGGCTGCCGGGCGCGCTCCGTCCGGGGTGTCACAGCGGGTGGCCGCCGCCGCTGCCCTCTACCGGGCGCTGCGCTGGGCGGGGGCGTGTGAAGCTACCCCCTTCCAGGACGTGAAGGTGCCCAAGGACAAGACGCCTGGCATCGTGAAGCGCCCCCCGTACACCGAGGACGAGCTTCACGACGTGCTCCGGGTGGCGGATACCCAGGCCCGCTTCCTCCTGCTCCTGACGGCCCACGGCGGCTTGCGGATCAGCGAGGCGCTGGCCCTGAGATGGGAGGAGCTGGACGAGGGCGCCCGGCGCATTCACGTCACCTCCGGCAAGGGGCGCAAGAGCCGCGTCGTGGCCATGAGCACGTCCCTGGCACGGGCGGTGCGGGACTACCGGGCGGAGTACGGCCCGGAGGGCACAGGGCATGCGGACGGCAACCGCACCACGGGCACCGACCGGGTGTTCCGCTTCTCGGACACGGAGACGGCCCGCTACCACCTCAAGAAGGCGTTCAAGGCAGCGGGAGTAAAGTTCCGGGGCTTCCACCCGGGGCGCAAGTATGCGGGCACGCGGCTCCTCAAGCAAGTGAAGGACTTCGGGCGGGTGGCCGCTCACCTGGGGCATGAGAGCGTGGACACCACACGGAAGGGGTATGCCGCCCTGGCTGTGGACGACCTTAAGGACGATCTGGCGGGCTGGTAG
- a CDS encoding MFS transporter, which translates to MPALSASTRPLVWTLALLSTVSYGALYYAQPLLAVAAEHALGWSRVQTGLAFTLALLVTAFIAPVVGRALDARGGRTLLSGGAFLGALALLTLALTSSYPLFITGWLLGGVAMSLTFYEAVFTVLGQQVQGAARTRATLTITLIAGLASTIFVPLTTALLEGGGPRVALVSLAALLLGVGALTWRVLPDGGAGTPRGERPPFRPDARLVRLTVAFTLARVVTVGVGLQLAPLLLAAGYAPALAASLTGLAGLAALPGRALVVPLLARLGPLPLTVFLLAQLALSALLLRCTGARTMVVTGIIAFGLASGALTLARAELLAQHHTPQDFGAANGWMARLVNLAQALTPLGVGLLFTWTGGYGGSLLLMTGLGGGAALTLLGAARGSARPQATTVKTRG; encoded by the coding sequence ATGCCCGCCCTGTCCGCGTCCACACGTCCCCTCGTGTGGACGTTGGCCTTGCTGAGCACCGTCAGCTACGGGGCCTTGTACTACGCCCAGCCCCTCCTCGCGGTGGCCGCCGAGCACGCCCTGGGGTGGAGCCGGGTGCAGACGGGCCTGGCCTTCACGCTGGCCCTGCTGGTGACGGCCTTCATCGCCCCAGTGGTGGGGCGCGCTCTGGACGCGCGGGGAGGGCGGACGCTGCTCAGCGGGGGGGCCTTCCTGGGTGCCCTGGCGCTGCTCACGCTGGCCCTGACCTCCAGCTACCCGCTGTTCATCACCGGGTGGCTGCTGGGCGGGGTCGCCATGAGCCTGACCTTCTACGAGGCGGTGTTCACCGTGCTGGGGCAGCAGGTGCAGGGGGCGGCCCGCACGCGGGCGACCCTCACCATCACGCTGATCGCCGGGCTGGCCAGCACCATCTTTGTGCCCCTGACGACCGCCCTGCTGGAGGGGGGCGGCCCGCGCGTGGCGCTCGTGAGCCTGGCCGCTCTGCTGTTGGGCGTCGGGGCGCTGACCTGGCGGGTGCTGCCGGACGGAGGGGCAGGGACACCCCGAGGAGAACGCCCGCCCTTCAGACCGGACGCCCGCCTGGTCCGGCTCACGGTGGCCTTCACCCTCGCGCGGGTGGTGACGGTGGGGGTAGGCTTGCAGCTCGCGCCGCTTCTGCTGGCCGCAGGCTACGCCCCGGCCCTGGCTGCCAGCCTCACGGGACTGGCGGGCCTGGCCGCGCTGCCGGGGCGCGCCCTGGTTGTGCCGCTGCTCGCGCGGCTGGGGCCGCTGCCGCTGACCGTGTTCCTGTTGGCGCAGCTCGCCCTCTCCGCCCTGCTCCTGCGCTGCACGGGCGCACGCACCATGGTGGTGACGGGCATCATCGCGTTTGGGCTGGCCAGCGGCGCGCTGACCCTGGCCCGCGCGGAGCTGCTGGCTCAGCACCACACCCCCCAGGACTTCGGTGCGGCTAACGGCTGGATGGCGCGGCTGGTGAACCTAGCGCAGGCCCTCACGCCGCTGGGGGTCGGCCTGCTGTTCACCTGGACGGGGGGGTATGGCGGCTCGCTGCTCCTGATGACCGGGCTGGGCGGTGGGGCGGCCCTGACGCTGCTGGGAGCGGCACGCGGCAGCGCCCGCCCACAGGCGACCACCGTGAAGACGCGGGGTTGA
- the arsN2 gene encoding arsenic resistance N-acetyltransferase ArsN2, which yields MRMLTRPATPTDLPRIEELLNTLSLPVAGVADHLEDLRLAEDGSSLLGLAGLERYGQVGLLRSVAVIPAAQGQGVAAGLVREVLDQARAMCLGEVYLLTTTAATYFPRLGFTEVPRASAPAALLASREFQDACPQTATLMHLPLKEPAMTQTIPGLPDHTTTFDLLKMLRAEPQRPLEFHLNGELLVPAGYHVTEVKAVSIESMDCGGKANAWRETIIQLMDGSAQEAEAGFMTNRKFLAIYDRVAGRVPVSSQAEVRFEYGNSALPAMQYHVAGLEVLPDRLQVHLRTPGVQCKASDACGTPATDASASCAPESGCCTPAAPDLITLG from the coding sequence ATGCGGATGCTGACGCGTCCGGCGACCCCCACCGACCTGCCCCGCATTGAGGAGCTGCTGAACACCCTGAGCCTACCCGTGGCGGGAGTGGCCGACCACCTGGAAGACCTGCGGCTGGCGGAGGACGGTTCCTCCCTCCTCGGCCTGGCGGGTCTGGAACGGTACGGGCAGGTCGGCCTCCTGCGTTCTGTAGCCGTCATACCCGCCGCCCAGGGGCAGGGGGTGGCCGCCGGGCTGGTCCGCGAGGTGCTCGACCAGGCCCGTGCCATGTGCCTGGGGGAGGTCTACCTGCTCACCACCACTGCCGCGACCTACTTCCCGCGCCTGGGCTTCACGGAAGTGCCCCGCGCCAGCGCCCCCGCCGCCCTGCTGGCCTCCCGCGAGTTCCAGGACGCCTGCCCCCAGACCGCCACCCTGATGCACCTGCCCCTGAAGGAGCCTGCCATGACCCAGACGATCCCCGGCCTGCCAGACCACACGACCACCTTCGACCTGCTGAAGATGCTGCGCGCGGAGCCGCAGCGCCCGCTGGAGTTCCACCTGAACGGGGAGTTGCTCGTGCCTGCTGGCTACCACGTCACGGAGGTCAAGGCCGTCAGCATCGAGTCGATGGACTGCGGCGGCAAGGCGAACGCCTGGCGGGAGACGATCATTCAGCTCATGGACGGTTCCGCACAGGAGGCGGAAGCCGGGTTCATGACCAACCGCAAGTTCCTGGCCATCTACGACCGCGTGGCCGGGCGCGTCCCCGTCTCCAGCCAGGCCGAGGTGCGCTTTGAGTACGGGAACAGCGCCCTGCCTGCCATGCAGTACCACGTTGCCGGGCTGGAAGTCCTCCCGGATCGCCTTCAGGTCCACCTGCGGACGCCCGGCGTGCAGTGCAAGGCTTCGGACGCCTGCGGCACCCCCGCCACGGACGCCAGCGCCTCCTGCGCCCCGGAGAGCGGCTGCTGCACGCCCGCCGCCCCGGATCTCATCACCCTCGGCTGA
- a CDS encoding MarR family winged helix-turn-helix transcriptional regulator: MTVVYDNKPEEATQAGALLRTVTRLFGELQQRNFACCDVQSATQCVILTTLGREGDQTLSALTRALNLDKAWLSRSTDDLVEQGLLVKTPHPGDRRALLLRLTDAGQTAARDLDAQLNAQSARVLARLPEEDRAATLRLLTSLGAALQAELDGEAGCGC; the protein is encoded by the coding sequence ATGACCGTTGTGTATGACAACAAACCGGAGGAGGCTACCCAGGCGGGAGCCCTTCTCCGCACGGTGACACGGCTGTTCGGCGAGCTGCAACAGCGCAACTTCGCCTGCTGCGACGTGCAGTCCGCCACCCAGTGCGTCATTCTCACCACCCTGGGGCGGGAGGGCGACCAGACCCTCTCCGCCCTGACCCGCGCCCTCAACCTGGACAAGGCGTGGCTGAGCCGCAGCACGGATGACCTCGTGGAACAGGGCCTCCTCGTCAAGACGCCCCACCCCGGCGACCGCCGCGCCCTGCTGCTGCGGTTAACCGACGCCGGGCAGACCGCCGCCCGTGACCTCGACGCGCAGCTCAACGCCCAGTCCGCCCGCGTGCTGGCCCGCCTGCCGGAGGAGGACCGGGCCGCCACACTCCGGCTCCTCACCAGCCTGGGTGCCGCGCTCCAGGCGGAGCTGGACGGGGAGGCGGGATGCGGATGCTGA
- a CDS encoding arsenate reductase ArsC yields MTDPQTPNPASRPPSVLFICTGNTARSQMAQVLLEHHAGERFRVQSAGLEPGEINPLTLKVLKERGLPTGHLLAKGVRPLLGEHFTYVVTVCDRAEANCPIFPHTSYRLSWAFDDPAAAQGDEEERLAVFRQVRGEIEDRIQDWLRQQA; encoded by the coding sequence ATGACGGACCCTCAGACCCCCAACCCTGCCTCCCGTCCCCCCAGCGTCCTGTTTATCTGCACGGGCAACACCGCCCGCTCGCAGATGGCGCAGGTACTCCTAGAACACCACGCGGGTGAACGGTTCCGGGTGCAGTCCGCTGGTCTGGAACCGGGCGAGATCAACCCGCTCACCCTGAAGGTGCTGAAGGAGCGGGGTCTGCCCACCGGGCATCTCCTGGCCAAGGGGGTCCGGCCCCTCCTCGGGGAGCACTTCACCTACGTGGTGACGGTGTGTGACCGGGCGGAGGCCAACTGCCCCATCTTCCCCCACACGTCCTACCGCCTGTCCTGGGCCTTCGATGACCCCGCCGCTGCCCAGGGCGACGAGGAGGAGCGCCTGGCCGTCTTCCGCCAGGTGCGGGGCGAGATCGAGGACAGGATTCAGGACTGGCTCCGCCAGCAGGCGTGA